A window of the Cystobacter fuscus genome harbors these coding sequences:
- a CDS encoding sensor histidine kinase, which yields MGVRIAVVIVLSTLFSYLHMFHTLRTEALETLERHVAERATREEAIFQLAEDNHAAFNRALAERIRSLAQEEADARFERLFVRHPDGSIRNRPESFDGTRQVGLFVPRYVPVDGWMRRRLVAGYEVLSQYGPAFLVRFKDTFITLPEQPGLIYWPERPTYSQEAPAEASVADTEYFLSTLPENNPRRETRWTSVYKEQVSGRWVTVATTPLDMDGRYVASVSHDILLEELMARTLGDHLPSAYNVIFREDGQIIAHPELDLKRAPGQSNAEAQEAHLRGILEHVKSAGVRQGAFALPEYGEYVAVARMRGTGWFFATIQPEHVVTQAALRAARIVLLLGVLSLMLELAIAYWVLGEQITRPLLGITQATARIAAGEFKVELDIQRQDELGQLARAFRVMADRIQHREEELRVANEGLEQRVDERTQELKEVHQQLVQTARRTGMAEIATNVLHNVGNVLNSVYTSSQVAKERVTEMRLEQVTRVATMLQERQSDLAAFLQDERGRHLLPFLNKLGQNLVDERREVVSLLDDVGRYSEHIGEIVKVQQDYARLPRMQEPVLLDQLVEDSLRINSAGLSRHQVKLERRLESLPQVLTDKHKLLMILVNLVSNAKYALDHVPTNERILRIRLERATHDRVRIELHDNGIGIAPEMLTRIFQFGFTTRAEGHGFGLHSSALAAQELGGTLTVHSDGPGKGATFTLEIPYHPVQEGT from the coding sequence ATGGGCGTACGCATCGCGGTGGTCATCGTCCTCTCCACGCTCTTCAGCTATCTGCACATGTTCCACACCCTGCGCACCGAGGCGCTGGAGACATTGGAGCGGCACGTGGCGGAGCGCGCCACCCGTGAGGAAGCCATCTTCCAGCTCGCCGAGGACAACCATGCCGCCTTCAATCGGGCCCTGGCGGAGCGCATCCGCTCCCTCGCCCAGGAGGAGGCGGACGCCCGCTTCGAGCGCCTGTTCGTTCGCCACCCCGACGGCAGCATCCGCAACCGTCCCGAGAGCTTCGACGGCACGCGCCAGGTGGGGCTGTTCGTTCCCCGGTACGTTCCCGTGGACGGCTGGATGCGCCGCCGGCTCGTGGCCGGGTACGAGGTGCTCAGCCAGTACGGGCCCGCCTTCCTCGTGCGCTTCAAGGACACCTTCATCACCCTGCCCGAACAACCGGGCCTCATCTACTGGCCCGAGCGCCCCACCTACAGCCAGGAGGCCCCGGCGGAGGCCTCGGTGGCTGACACCGAGTACTTCCTCTCCACCCTGCCCGAGAACAACCCGCGGCGGGAGACGCGCTGGACCAGCGTCTACAAAGAGCAGGTCAGCGGCAGATGGGTGACCGTGGCCACCACGCCCCTGGACATGGATGGCCGGTATGTCGCGTCCGTCAGCCACGACATCCTGCTCGAGGAGCTGATGGCCCGCACCCTCGGCGACCACCTGCCCTCCGCGTACAACGTCATCTTCCGCGAGGATGGCCAGATCATCGCCCATCCCGAGCTGGATCTGAAACGCGCCCCCGGGCAGAGCAACGCCGAGGCGCAAGAGGCCCACCTGCGCGGCATCCTCGAGCACGTGAAGAGCGCGGGGGTCAGGCAGGGCGCGTTCGCGCTGCCGGAGTATGGCGAGTATGTCGCCGTGGCACGCATGCGGGGCACCGGGTGGTTCTTCGCCACGATCCAGCCCGAGCACGTGGTGACCCAGGCCGCCCTGCGCGCGGCGCGCATCGTGCTGCTGCTCGGTGTGCTGTCGCTGATGCTCGAGCTGGCCATCGCGTACTGGGTCCTTGGCGAGCAGATCACCCGCCCCCTGCTTGGCATCACCCAGGCCACGGCGCGCATCGCGGCGGGCGAATTCAAGGTCGAGCTGGACATCCAGCGCCAGGACGAGCTGGGACAGCTCGCCCGGGCCTTCCGCGTCATGGCCGATCGCATCCAGCACCGCGAGGAGGAGCTGCGCGTGGCCAATGAAGGGCTGGAGCAGCGGGTGGACGAGCGCACCCAGGAGCTGAAGGAGGTCCACCAGCAGCTCGTCCAGACGGCACGGCGCACGGGCATGGCGGAGATCGCCACCAACGTCTTGCACAACGTGGGCAACGTGCTCAACAGCGTCTACACCTCGTCCCAGGTCGCCAAGGAGCGGGTGACGGAGATGCGCCTGGAGCAGGTGACCCGGGTCGCCACCATGCTCCAGGAGCGCCAGTCCGACCTCGCCGCCTTCCTCCAGGACGAGCGCGGACGCCACCTGCTGCCCTTCTTGAACAAGCTCGGCCAGAACCTGGTGGACGAGCGCCGGGAGGTGGTCTCCCTGCTCGATGACGTGGGCCGCTACTCCGAGCACATCGGGGAGATCGTCAAGGTCCAACAGGACTACGCCCGGCTGCCCAGGATGCAGGAGCCCGTCCTCTTGGACCAACTGGTGGAGGACTCGCTGCGCATCAACTCGGCGGGATTGTCCCGGCATCAGGTGAAGCTCGAGCGGCGGCTCGAGTCGCTGCCGCAGGTGCTCACCGACAAGCACAAGCTGCTGATGATCCTGGTCAACCTGGTCAGCAACGCCAAGTACGCCCTGGACCACGTGCCCACGAACGAACGGATCCTCCGCATCAGGCTGGAACGTGCCACCCACGACCGCGTCCGCATCGAGTTGCATGACAATGGGATTGGAATCGCCCCGGAGATGCTCACCCGCATCTTCCAGTTCGGCTTCACTACCCGTGCGGAGGGACATGGCTTCGGGTTGCACTCCAGCGCCCTGGCGGCCCAGGAACTGGGGGGAACCCTGACGGTCCACAGCGACGGCCCCGGCAAAGGCGCCACCTTCACGCTGGAAATCCCTTATCATCCAGTTCAGGAGGGGACATGA
- a CDS encoding response regulator codes for MSTHESKRRILVIDDSEAIHLDFRRILQEEPPRSRDELDQLEEALFGATAAHPRDTDPDKPMFEVDSAFQGQEGLAKVKEALATGRPYEMAFLDYRMPPGWNGAETLRRLRQVAPSLRVVLCSAYSDYSWAQVIQEFGDSHLLRELRKPFNRQAVRHLALNGA; via the coding sequence ATGAGCACGCACGAGAGCAAGCGGCGGATTCTCGTCATCGACGACTCCGAGGCCATTCACCTGGATTTCCGCCGGATCCTGCAGGAAGAGCCACCCCGGAGCCGGGACGAGCTCGACCAGTTGGAAGAAGCCCTCTTCGGCGCGACGGCGGCGCACCCGCGCGACACCGACCCCGACAAGCCGATGTTCGAGGTGGATTCCGCCTTCCAGGGACAGGAGGGCCTCGCCAAGGTGAAGGAAGCCCTGGCGACCGGCCGCCCCTACGAGATGGCCTTCCTCGACTACCGGATGCCGCCCGGCTGGAATGGCGCCGAGACCCTCCGGCGCCTGCGGCAGGTGGCCCCCTCGCTGCGGGTGGTGCTCTGCTCGGCCTACTCCGACTACTCCTGGGCCCAGGTCATCCAGGAGTTCGGCGACTCCCACCTGCTCCGGGAGCTGCGCAAGCCCTTCAACCGCCAGGCGGTGCGCCACCTGGCCCTCAACGGCGCGTGA
- a CDS encoding multicopper oxidase family protein yields the protein MEKTNAGHGWHPEHPHPHEHPHPHEHSGEVDVRLELKYAINQIASVLVNGQAQGVDTVRLRSYNGKLVGPTIEARPGDTLNILLDNQLPEEPHTPGPDHHSPGFNTTNLHVHGLHVSPAGNSDNVMLELVPGQQFQYEIKIPRDHPAGTYWYHPHKHGSVAIQVSNGLSGALIIRGDIDEVPAIEAAREQVFVIQQIPYVINEQTKLGQVEPGDQVEGAPVFAPGVWEKMKRRFTINGEVEPTLQLRPGEVQRWRFIHAGFREKLELKLVRRDPKTGVEQTLPQYLIALDGITTGSIDPVEEIELHPAYRADVLVRATDPQGKVLPEGIYWLVDGIQDAQAESRKLARIVVKGPRVMMELPMEEELAPLAPFTDIQDGEITGHQEAKFELRLDPPPLVGMINGKTFNPSDPPRMLLLGAVEEWEVSSPKHPAGSGFADEGHPFHIHLNPFQCTIKLKGVGGEKEKRVWKDTIFVESGETVKLRTRYERYIGMFMVHCHILDHEDSGMMEMMEIMLPGSMDMHMPGGDGGGHGEHIH from the coding sequence ATGGAGAAGACCAATGCGGGGCATGGCTGGCATCCGGAACACCCGCATCCTCACGAGCATCCCCATCCTCACGAACATTCGGGAGAGGTGGACGTGCGGTTGGAGCTCAAGTACGCCATCAACCAGATCGCCAGCGTCCTGGTGAATGGGCAGGCCCAGGGGGTCGACACGGTCAGGCTGCGCTCCTACAACGGCAAGCTGGTGGGACCCACCATCGAGGCCCGTCCGGGAGACACGCTGAACATCCTCCTGGACAACCAACTTCCCGAGGAGCCGCATACGCCGGGGCCGGATCACCACTCACCCGGCTTCAACACCACCAACCTCCACGTGCATGGGTTGCATGTCTCGCCCGCTGGAAACTCGGACAACGTGATGCTCGAGCTGGTCCCCGGCCAGCAGTTCCAGTACGAGATCAAGATCCCGAGAGACCATCCCGCGGGGACCTATTGGTATCACCCCCACAAGCACGGTTCGGTCGCGATCCAGGTCTCCAACGGCCTGTCCGGTGCCTTGATCATCCGCGGTGACATCGACGAGGTTCCCGCCATCGAGGCGGCCCGGGAGCAGGTCTTCGTCATCCAGCAGATTCCCTACGTCATCAACGAGCAGACGAAGCTTGGTCAGGTGGAGCCTGGTGACCAGGTGGAGGGCGCTCCTGTCTTCGCCCCCGGCGTCTGGGAGAAGATGAAGCGGCGCTTCACCATCAATGGAGAGGTCGAGCCGACCCTCCAACTGCGGCCGGGCGAGGTCCAGCGCTGGCGGTTCATCCACGCGGGCTTCCGCGAGAAGCTCGAACTCAAGCTGGTCAGGCGCGACCCGAAGACGGGCGTCGAGCAGACCCTGCCCCAGTACCTGATCGCGCTGGATGGCATCACGACGGGCAGTATCGATCCGGTGGAGGAGATCGAACTGCATCCCGCGTACCGCGCGGACGTGCTGGTGCGCGCGACCGACCCTCAGGGCAAGGTCCTGCCGGAGGGTATCTACTGGCTCGTGGACGGGATCCAGGATGCCCAGGCGGAGAGCAGGAAGCTGGCCCGCATCGTGGTGAAGGGGCCTCGCGTCATGATGGAGTTGCCCATGGAGGAGGAGCTGGCTCCCTTGGCTCCCTTCACGGACATCCAGGACGGCGAGATCACCGGGCACCAGGAAGCGAAGTTCGAGCTCAGACTCGACCCGCCGCCTCTCGTGGGGATGATCAACGGCAAGACTTTCAATCCCAGTGATCCGCCACGCATGCTGCTGCTGGGCGCGGTGGAGGAATGGGAGGTCTCATCCCCAAAGCACCCCGCCGGCTCGGGCTTCGCCGATGAGGGTCATCCCTTCCACATCCATCTCAATCCCTTCCAGTGCACCATCAAGCTCAAGGGGGTAGGCGGGGAGAAGGAGAAGCGCGTCTGGAAGGATACGATCTTCGTGGAGTCCGGCGAGACCGTGAAGTTGCGCACCCGCTACGAGCGCTACATCGGGATGTTCATGGTCCATTGCCACATCCTGGACCATGAGGATTCCGGGATGATGGAGATGATGGAGATCATGCTGCCGGGCAGCATGGACATGCACATGCCGGGCGGCGACGGCGGGGGGCACGGGGAACACATCCACTGA
- a CDS encoding FAD-binding oxidoreductase, protein MRTESAPSVRRSGASARHDARHAAKVERIARQLRRRRSTRPASFKKKTPPHQVPKRHDQRRQDEKIDLSDLDRILEIDPVSMTCTAEPAITFDEVVHATLRHGLVPIIVPEHKTITLGGAVAGCSIESMSFRRGGFHDTCLEYEVITARGDVLRCTPDENPLVFQMIHGSFGTLGVLSKLRFRLVRAAPYVHVKYETYETLEAFQQAIWRYFTAQNVDYLDGQIFSPTRHVLCVGRFSEQAPYVSRYDWLKAYCESIPRRAEDYLTVYDYLFRYDRGVTSVTPKSLVGRALFGKLVHSDSVLRAADRFHRFLPAKSPKVIVDVFVPFSRTAEFMDWYHREIKHYPVWCVPYKRTRDYEWLTPRWWAGVHDPLFLDLAVYGLKQPPGRNIYKEFEAELLEVNGTKTLISYNYYDEQTFWSLWNKETYQTVKQLTDPDNIFRDLYTKTCRAALGLGAGTPGSGGALH, encoded by the coding sequence GTGCGGACAGAATCGGCTCCCAGCGTGCGCAGGTCAGGGGCATCCGCGCGGCACGATGCGCGTCATGCGGCGAAGGTCGAGCGGATCGCGCGGCAGTTGCGGCGGCGCCGGAGCACGCGGCCCGCGTCCTTCAAGAAGAAGACGCCGCCGCACCAGGTTCCCAAGCGTCACGACCAGCGGCGCCAGGACGAGAAGATCGACCTGAGCGACCTCGATCGGATTCTCGAGATCGATCCCGTGTCGATGACCTGCACGGCCGAGCCCGCGATCACCTTCGACGAGGTGGTCCACGCGACGCTGCGCCATGGGCTCGTGCCCATCATCGTCCCCGAGCACAAGACCATCACTCTCGGGGGCGCCGTGGCGGGGTGCTCCATCGAGTCCATGTCCTTCCGGCGGGGCGGCTTCCACGACACCTGTCTCGAATATGAGGTCATCACCGCCAGGGGGGACGTGCTGCGCTGTACCCCCGACGAGAACCCGCTCGTGTTCCAGATGATCCACGGCTCGTTCGGCACGCTCGGCGTCCTGTCCAAGCTGCGCTTCAGGCTCGTGCGCGCCGCGCCCTACGTGCACGTGAAGTATGAGACCTACGAGACGCTCGAGGCCTTCCAGCAAGCCATCTGGCGCTACTTCACCGCCCAGAACGTGGATTATCTCGACGGGCAGATCTTCTCCCCGACCCGGCACGTGCTGTGCGTGGGCCGCTTCTCGGAGCAAGCGCCGTATGTGAGCCGTTACGACTGGCTCAAGGCCTACTGTGAGAGCATTCCGCGCCGCGCCGAGGACTACCTCACGGTCTATGACTACCTCTTCCGCTACGACCGGGGCGTCACCTCCGTCACGCCGAAGAGCCTCGTGGGCCGGGCGCTGTTCGGCAAGCTGGTGCACTCGGACAGCGTGTTGAGGGCCGCGGACCGCTTCCACCGCTTCCTGCCGGCGAAGAGCCCGAAGGTCATCGTGGACGTGTTCGTTCCCTTCTCGCGCACGGCCGAGTTCATGGACTGGTACCACCGCGAGATCAAGCACTACCCGGTGTGGTGCGTGCCCTACAAGCGAACGCGGGACTACGAGTGGCTCACGCCCCGCTGGTGGGCCGGCGTGCACGATCCGCTGTTTCTCGACCTCGCGGTCTACGGGCTCAAGCAGCCACCGGGCCGCAACATCTACAAGGAGTTCGAGGCCGAGCTGCTGGAGGTCAACGGCACCAAGACGCTCATCTCGTACAACTACTATGACGAGCAGACCTTCTGGAGCCTCTGGAACAAGGAGACCTACCAGACGGTGAAACAGCTCACGGATCCGGACAACATCTTCCGCGACCTCTACACGAAGACGTGCAGGGCGGCGCTCGGACTGGGGGCTGGGACGCCCGGCTCCGGGGGGGCGTTGCACTGA
- a CDS encoding esterase family protein, with protein MSFVDPNLRRELFGWYSHRLGMDMPVVRYGHWGPALLLFPTAGGDFLEAERMGLIQAVAHHLFAGRFQIFAINSINPWAWMNHGMPMHEKAHNQARFSEYVEQEVVPYIRGCLGNDHARIGAAGASFGAFHAANAFFRRPDQFELLLGLGGLYDLQSEFLHGYWSDDVYFNNPVSYVPNLPEGHAMDLLRHHSRIHLVTSRGAWEYPEFSEHLSHLLHQRGIPHNLDIWGHDMPHDWSTWYRQLDHYVAERLGY; from the coding sequence ATGTCATTCGTCGATCCAAACCTGCGCCGGGAACTCTTCGGCTGGTACAGCCACCGGCTGGGCATGGACATGCCCGTCGTCCGTTACGGCCACTGGGGCCCGGCGCTGCTGCTCTTTCCCACCGCCGGAGGTGACTTCCTCGAGGCCGAGCGCATGGGGCTCATCCAGGCCGTCGCGCACCACCTGTTCGCCGGCCGGTTCCAGATCTTCGCCATCAACAGCATCAATCCCTGGGCGTGGATGAACCACGGCATGCCCATGCACGAGAAGGCCCACAACCAGGCACGCTTCTCCGAGTACGTGGAGCAGGAGGTCGTCCCGTACATCCGCGGCTGTCTGGGCAACGACCACGCGCGCATTGGCGCGGCGGGCGCCAGCTTCGGAGCCTTCCACGCCGCCAACGCCTTCTTCCGGCGCCCGGATCAGTTCGAGCTGCTCCTCGGGCTGGGCGGCCTCTACGATCTCCAGTCGGAGTTCCTCCACGGCTACTGGAGTGACGACGTCTACTTCAACAACCCCGTCTCCTACGTGCCGAACCTGCCCGAGGGCCATGCCATGGACCTCCTGCGGCACCACAGCCGCATCCACCTGGTGACGAGCCGCGGCGCGTGGGAGTACCCCGAGTTCTCCGAGCACCTGAGTCACCTGTTGCACCAGCGCGGCATCCCCCACAACCTGGACATCTGGGGCCACGACATGCCTCACGATTGGTCCACCTGGTACCGGCAGCTCGACCACTACGTGGCGGAGCGGCTCGGGTACTGA
- a CDS encoding carbohydrate-binding protein yields MGTAKKNMWRTWSGRILVASWLSAGVGCGSPADPSVEEGLASEQQAAGSTYEAESAALSGGAVIATDHTGYSGTGFVGGFTDGNKGNAAAQFTISASATGNFDATLRYANGTGTAQTLSLYVDGTKVKQISLGATANWDSWGTRTDTLSLGAGTHTVRYKFDTTDSGNVNLDNLTLSAQATPPPAGSGPLYEAESATLSGGAVIATDHTGYSGTGFVGGFTDGNKGNAAAQFTVTASTTANYEVALRYANGTGVVQTLSLYVDGVKAKQLSLDATASWDSWGTKAETLSLGAGTHTLRYKFDATDSGNVNLDSITVGDPIVPPPEPPTPPAGSGFVYEAEEQFFSGGVARESVWLRNFSAPGARVIFTVNMDAAAASSVGLRYLNSSGTNKTLNVYVNGLFALTTTLASTGSTWSGKTETLNLRRGLNTITYQYDTGNTGGVSIDALTVVNGKALAARGATLPYQELEAEAGTTNATVLGPNRTPGTVEAESSGRRAVKLTQTGHYVQWSAPQAANSLVVRYGMPDAPAGSGINATLSLYVNGTKLQTLNLTSRHAWVYGGYPYGDSPSTPSKPGEWDPGPHRFYDESRFLLPSSIPAGATVKLQKDGGDTAAYYTIDLIDLEQVEAPQAMPANFVSITSFGAIADDSGDDTQAILNAISNAKSTGKAGVWIPSGAFNINGRVALDNIHLRGAGPWYTRVQATNVGEHFIGTGSNVKVVDLAYFGNVVERNDGADRAAFEENFGTGSLIQNVWIEHAKVGYWIRPGTDGLYIVDGRVRNSFADGINLHAGVKNTRVSHVHARNTGDDAFAMWSDGSINENCTFRYDTAQLPNLANTFAIYNGRDNKLLDSVGADTHYASSGVLVTDWFADLPFLGTTEVKRVTFNRTGGEQTVNFSMNAGAVWIHGVRREISGHILVEDVEINDSTFSGLKISWGKGASTNPPVNNYAISPVTLKNVTIKGAGTYGVETFNVLGTATCTNVTVTGAASGGLLNHNNRYTFNKVSGNTGW; encoded by the coding sequence ATGGGCACAGCGAAGAAGAACATGTGGCGGACATGGAGCGGCCGGATTCTCGTGGCGTCGTGGTTGAGCGCTGGCGTGGGTTGTGGATCCCCAGCGGACCCGTCCGTCGAGGAAGGACTGGCCTCGGAGCAGCAGGCGGCCGGGTCCACCTATGAAGCGGAGTCGGCGGCGTTGTCGGGCGGTGCGGTCATCGCGACCGACCATACCGGCTATTCGGGCACCGGCTTCGTGGGGGGCTTCACCGACGGGAACAAGGGCAATGCCGCCGCTCAATTCACCATCAGTGCGTCCGCCACGGGTAACTTCGACGCGACGCTGCGTTATGCCAATGGGACGGGCACTGCGCAGACGTTGAGCCTCTACGTCGATGGCACGAAGGTGAAGCAGATCTCCCTGGGGGCAACGGCCAACTGGGACAGCTGGGGCACGAGGACCGATACGCTCAGCCTGGGGGCGGGCACCCACACCGTGCGCTACAAGTTCGACACGACCGACTCCGGCAACGTCAACCTGGACAACCTCACCCTCAGCGCACAAGCCACCCCTCCGCCCGCGGGTTCGGGCCCTCTCTATGAAGCGGAGTCGGCGACGCTGTCGGGCGGTGCGGTCATCGCGACCGACCATACCGGCTATTCGGGCACCGGTTTCGTGGGAGGCTTCACGGACGGGAACAAGGGCAATGCCGCCGCCCAGTTCACCGTCACGGCGTCCACCACGGCCAACTACGAGGTGGCGCTGCGCTATGCCAATGGCACGGGCGTCGTGCAGACGTTGAGCCTCTACGTCGATGGCGTGAAGGCGAAGCAGCTCTCCCTGGACGCGACGGCCAGCTGGGACAGCTGGGGCACGAAGGCGGAGACGCTCAGCCTGGGCGCGGGCACCCACACCCTGCGCTACAAGTTCGACGCGACCGACTCCGGCAACGTCAACCTGGACAGCATCACCGTGGGCGATCCCATCGTCCCGCCTCCTGAACCGCCCACCCCGCCCGCGGGCTCGGGCTTCGTCTATGAGGCGGAGGAGCAGTTCTTCTCCGGGGGCGTCGCCCGGGAGTCCGTCTGGCTGCGGAACTTCTCCGCCCCTGGCGCGAGGGTCATCTTCACGGTCAACATGGACGCGGCGGCGGCCTCGAGCGTGGGTCTGCGCTATCTCAACAGCTCGGGGACGAACAAGACCCTGAACGTCTACGTCAATGGCCTGTTCGCCCTGACCACGACCCTGGCCTCCACGGGCTCCACCTGGTCGGGGAAGACGGAGACCCTGAACCTGCGTCGGGGGCTCAATACCATCACCTATCAGTACGACACGGGGAACACCGGAGGGGTCAGCATCGACGCCCTCACCGTCGTGAATGGCAAGGCCCTGGCCGCCCGGGGCGCCACGCTGCCCTACCAGGAGCTGGAGGCCGAGGCGGGCACGACCAACGCCACGGTGCTCGGCCCCAACCGGACTCCCGGCACGGTGGAGGCCGAGTCCTCGGGCCGCCGGGCCGTCAAGCTCACGCAGACGGGCCACTACGTGCAGTGGAGCGCGCCCCAGGCGGCCAACTCGCTCGTCGTCCGCTACGGCATGCCGGATGCGCCGGCCGGAAGTGGCATCAACGCGACGCTGAGCCTGTACGTCAACGGAACGAAGCTCCAGACCCTGAACCTGACCTCCCGGCATGCCTGGGTCTACGGGGGTTACCCCTACGGCGACAGCCCGAGCACGCCGTCCAAGCCGGGCGAGTGGGATCCGGGTCCGCATCGCTTCTATGACGAGAGCCGGTTCCTGCTGCCGTCGTCCATTCCGGCGGGAGCCACCGTCAAGCTGCAGAAGGACGGCGGAGACACCGCGGCCTACTACACCATCGATCTGATCGATCTCGAGCAGGTGGAGGCTCCCCAGGCCATGCCCGCGAACTTCGTGAGCATCACGTCGTTCGGAGCCATCGCGGATGACAGCGGAGACGACACCCAGGCGATCCTCAATGCCATCTCCAACGCGAAGTCCACCGGCAAGGCGGGGGTCTGGATTCCCTCGGGCGCCTTCAACATCAACGGCCGGGTGGCGCTGGACAACATCCACCTGCGCGGCGCGGGCCCCTGGTACACGCGCGTCCAGGCCACCAATGTCGGCGAGCACTTCATCGGCACGGGCAGCAACGTCAAGGTGGTGGACCTGGCGTATTTCGGCAACGTCGTCGAGCGCAACGATGGCGCCGACAGGGCGGCGTTCGAGGAGAACTTCGGCACGGGCTCGCTCATCCAGAACGTCTGGATCGAGCACGCCAAGGTCGGCTACTGGATCCGGCCCGGCACGGATGGTCTGTACATCGTCGATGGCCGGGTGCGGAACAGCTTCGCCGACGGCATCAACCTCCACGCGGGCGTCAAGAACACCAGGGTCAGCCACGTCCACGCTCGCAACACGGGCGATGACGCCTTCGCCATGTGGTCCGATGGCTCCATCAACGAGAACTGCACGTTCCGCTACGACACCGCGCAACTGCCCAATCTCGCCAACACCTTCGCCATCTACAACGGCCGGGACAACAAGCTCCTGGACAGCGTGGGCGCGGACACGCACTACGCCTCCTCGGGCGTGCTCGTCACCGACTGGTTCGCGGACCTGCCCTTCCTGGGCACCACGGAGGTCAAGCGCGTGACCTTCAACCGGACCGGTGGTGAGCAGACGGTGAACTTCAGCATGAACGCCGGGGCCGTGTGGATCCATGGGGTGAGAAGGGAAATCTCGGGGCACATCCTCGTCGAGGACGTGGAGATCAACGACAGCACCTTCTCGGGCCTCAAGATCAGCTGGGGAAAGGGCGCGAGCACGAATCCCCCCGTGAACAACTACGCCATCTCCCCCGTGACCCTGAAAAACGTCACCATCAAGGGCGCGGGCACCTATGGAGTGGAGACCTTCAATGTGCTTGGGACGGCCACCTGCACCAACGTCACCGTGACGGGCGCGGCCTCAGGTGGTCTCCTGAACCACAACAACCGGTACACCTTCAACAAGGTCTCGGGCAACACTGGCTGGTGA